One genomic region from Anopheles bellator chromosome 2, idAnoBellAS_SP24_06.2, whole genome shotgun sequence encodes:
- the LOC131211917 gene encoding striatin isoform X1, producing the protein MRIKRIEDRMDDNSSLGHQNGGGSAVGQLSGIGGVGGGGQGVGGGLGDMANSGSGNGLGGKGGVGVAGGAGGGLTGTGNCDDQSNKTPTQYSIPGILHFIQHEWARFELERSQWDVDRAELQAKIAVLVGERKGQESLKSDLIRRIKMLEYALKQERAKFHRLKYGVDPPMNDIKPPTDEPGIGTEVAPDPEVPYSSVSNITWRQGRLLLRQYLQEIGYTDTIIDIRSNRVRSLLGLNNNSEQEENVNPNVNGGTESNKRASESQGRRTPAKKPSSVTEAMILDSEAAVIANFEFLAREDVEMSDDDDVSDEIDVVGDNDETDMKTTKRKAKGSTLNDDIDAEADEVINELNPLTEGEDVIMDDSNKLDSGDDLYAGYNKTVMPRHPTIPGIGNDEEVDSSLGELAQLTVNNETESGYDVSNTKEPYRKTWNAKYTLRSHFDGVRALAFHPQEPVLITASEDHTLKLWNLQKTVPAKKSASLDVEPLYTFRSHNGAVLCLAMSASGEQCYSGGLDGAINCWNLPSSNIDPYDSYDPEVMRCTIDGHTDAVWGLAVNHAKNTLVSCSADGTVKLWSPSGKIPTNSTTFTSETEGIPTSVDFVKDQIDRIVVAYSSTHCIIYDTETGKQVVKLEASQEMSGNLGKHINKVISHPTLPVTITAHEDRHIRFWDNGSGSLVHSMVAHLDAVTSLAIDGHGLYLLSGSHDCSIRLWHMDNKTCVQEITAHRKKFDESILDVAFHPSKPFIASAGADAIAKVFV; encoded by the exons ATGAGAATTAAGCGAATCGAAGATAGAATGGATGACAACAGTTCGCTCGGTCACCAGAACGGTGGCGGTAGTGCCGTTGGCCAGCTGAGCGGAATCGGtggtgtcggcggtggtggccagggCGTTGGCGGCGGTCTCGGTGACATGGCCAACAGTGGGTCCGGCAACGGCCTAGGCGGCAAGGGAGGAGTCGGGGTGGCTGGTGGGGCCGGCGGAGGTCTTACCGGGACCGGTAACTGCGATGACCAGAGCAACAAGACACCGACTCAGTACTCGATTCCCGGCATACTTCACTTCATCCAGCACGAATGGGCACGGTTCGAACTCGAGCGATCGCAATGGGACGTGGATCGAGCAGAGCTGCAG GCCAAAATAGCCGTGCTAGTGGGCGAACGGAAGGGCCAGGAGTCGCTCAAGTCCGATCTTATACGGCGCATTAAGATGCTAGAGTATGCCCTCAAGCAGGAGCGAGCCAAATTCCATCGGTTAAAGTACGGTGTCGATCCGCCGATGAACGATATCAAACCACCGACTGACGAACCGGGAATCGGAACCGAAGTTGCTCCCG ATCCGGAGGTACCGTACAGTTCCGTGTCGAACATTACTTGGCGGCAGGGCCGGCTGCTGTTACGTCAGTATTTGCAGGAGATCGGTTACACCGACACAATCATCGACATCCGCTCGAATCGGGTGCGTTCGCTGCTCGGactgaacaacaacagcgagcAGGAGGAAAACGTCAATCCGAACGTTAACGGGGGGACAGAGTCGAACAAACGTGCCAGCGAGTCTCAAG GACGCCGAACGCCGGCCAAGAAACCGTCGTCAGTGACGGAAGCGATGATACTGGACTCGGAAGCGGCGGTCATAGCAAACTTTGAGTTCCTTGCCCGCGAAGATGTGGAAatgtccgacgacgacgacgtctcCGACGAGATCGACGTCGTCGGTGACAATGATGAAACGGATATGAAAACGACCAAACGGAAAGCCAAAGGAAGCACTCTGAATGACG ATATTGATGCCGAAGCAGATGAAGTAATCAACGAGCTAAATCCACTAACAGAAGGTGAGGATGTTATTATGGATGACAGTAACAAGCTCGACTCTGGAGATGATCTATACGCTG GCTACAACAAAACAGTAATGCCGCGCCATCCGACGATACCGGGCATCGGGAACGACGAGGAAGTGGACTCGTCACTCGGGGAGCTCGCCCAGCTGACGGTGAACAACGAGACGGAATCGGGGTACGATGTGTCGAACACGAAGGAACCGTACCGCAAGACGTGGAACGCAAAGTACACGCTCCGCTCGCACTTTGACGGTGTGCGGGCGCTGGCATTCCATCCGCAGGAACCGGTCCTGATCACTGCCTCCGAGGACCACACGCTCAAGCTGTGGAACCTGCAGAAAACCGTGCCAGCCAAGAAGTCTGCTAGTCTCGACGTGGAACCGCTCTATACGTTCCGCTCGCACAACGGCGCGGTGCTCTGCCTGGCGATGTCGGCCAGCGGCGAGCAGTGCTACTCGGGTGGGCTAGACGGTGCGATCAACTGCTGGAATTTGCCGAGCTCGAACATTGATCCGTACGACAGCTACGATCCGGAGGTGATGCGCTGCACCATCGACGGTCACACGGACGCGGTGTGGGGTCTGGCAGTCAACCACGCGAAGAACACGCTCGTTTCGTGCTCGGCCGACGGCACGGTCAAGCTCTGGTCACCGTCGGGCAAGATTCCGACCAACAGCACCACCTTCACGTCTGAAACCGAGGGCATTCCGACGTCGGTGGACTTTGTGAAGGATCAGATCGACCGTATCGTCGTCGCGTACAGCAGCACGCACTGTATCATCTACGACACGGAGACGGGCAAGCAGGTGGTGAAACTAGAGGCGAGCCAGGAGATGAGCGGCAACCTGGGCAAGCACATCAACAAGGTAATCAGCCACCCGACGCTACCGGTGACGATAACGGCGCACGAGGATCGCCACATTCGCTTTTGGGACAATGGCAGCGGCTCCCTCGTGCACTCGATGGTCGCTCACCTCGACGCCGTCACCAGCCTGGCCATCGATGGCCACGGGTTGTATCTGCTGTCCGGGTCGCACGACTGCTCGATTCGCCTCTGGCACATGGACAACAAAACGTGCGTCCAGGAGATTACTGCCCACAGGAAAAAGTTTGACGAAAGCATACTGGACGTTGCGTTTCATCCCTCGAAACCGTTCATCGCTAGTGCGGGCGCCGACGCCATCGCTAAGGTGTTCGTTTAA
- the LOC131210555 gene encoding barrier-to-autointegration factor has product MSSTSQKHRNFVAEPMGEKPVTELAGVGDVLGKRLEAAGFDRAYTVLGQYLILKKDAELFKEWMKDTCGANSKQAADCYQCLSDWCEEFL; this is encoded by the coding sequence ATGTCCAGCACATCCCAGAAGCATCGTAACTTTGTCGCCGAACCGATGGGAGAAAAGCCCGTCACGGAACTGGCCGGCGTTGGCGACGTTTTGGGAAAGCGGCTAGAGGCGGCCGGATTCGACCGCGCGTACACCGTGCTTGGCCAGTACCTAATTTTGAAGAAAGACGCCGAACTGTTTAAGGAATGGATGAAGGATACGTGCGGGGCCAACTCGAAACAGGCAGCTGACTGTTACCAATGTTTAAGTGACTGGTGCGAAGAGTTTTTGTAA
- the LOC131209072 gene encoding syntaxin-5, with amino-acid sequence MQSRARRRHGADDTGDSFAVITIGSDGQPTSSSSSNQLPEEHYPEKPKYPAQSAASSWLPAISQRILASVTPAAAVAATKAEPKRGWQAGTTSEQEVIRPWDDAEDVLGGTENRLPEFTMTARDRSGEFASAIRSLQGRNIQRAVNLKDPRKAKHMQSYAEFMMIAKHIGKNIASTYTKLEKLTLLAKKKTLFDDRPAEIQELTYIIKGDLNSLNQQIARLQEVSKSQRKSTNGRHLLSHSSNMVVALQAKLANMSSDFKQVLEVRTENLKQQKTRRDQFSQGPMSGGLPPSTMRGSTQGSLLLQEQQDQVCIEMGSGGAAGGRLNSERVPLLQQQQQQQLVLYDESDSYVQERAETMQNIESTIVELGGIFQQLAHMVKEQEEMVERIDGNLQDVELNVEAAHSEILKYFQSVTKNRWLMIKIFGVVILFFIFFVIFLA; translated from the exons ATGCAATCAAGAGCCAGACGTCGTCACGGTGCTGACGATACGGGTGATTCATTCGCTGTAATTACCATCGGGTCGGACGGAcaaccgaccagcagcagcagcagcaaccagctACCGGAAGAGCATTACCCCGAGAAGCCCAAGTATCCGGCACAGAGTGCGGCCAGCAGTTGGTTGCCAGCAATATCGCAACGCATTCTTGCCAGCGTTACacctgccgctgccgtcgcgGCAACCAAGGCGGAACCGAAACGCGGTTGGCAAGCGGGCACAACCTCCGAGCAGGAGGTCATCCGTCCGTGGGACGACGCTGAGGACGTATTGGGTGGAACAGAGAACAGGTTACCTGAATTTACCATGACCGCGCGCGATCGTTCCGGAGAGTTTGCCAGCGCGATCCGGTCGCTGCAGGGGCGGAACATACAACGGGCCGTCAATCTGAAAGACCCGCGGAAAGCGAAGCACATGCAGAGCTATGCCGAATTTATGATGATTGCAAAACACATTGGCAAAAACATTGCCAGCACCTACACGAAGCTTGAAAAGTTAACATTGC TGGCCAAGAAAAAGACACTGTTTGACGATCGACCGGCCGAGATCCAGGAGCTGACGTACATTATCAAAGGTGATCTGAACTCACTGAACCAGCAAATTGCGCGACTGCAGGAAGTATCGAAATCGCAACGAAAGTCCACCAACGGTAGGCATTTACTTTCACATTCCTCCAACATGGTCGTGGCGCTGCAGGCCAAGCTGGCAAACATGAGCTCCGACTTTAAGCAGGTGCTGGAGGTGCGCACGGAAAACCTaaagcaacagaaaacacGCCGCGACCAG TTCAGCCAAGGGCCCATGAGCGGTGGATTGCCACCTTCGACGATGCGAGGCTCCACGCAGGGtagtttgctgctgcaggagcaACAGGACCAGGTGTGCATTGAGATGGGATCGGGCGGCGCCGCTGGGGGTCGGCTCAACTCGGAACGGGTGCCCCttttacagcagcagcagcaacagcagctggtGCTGTACGATGAATCGGACAGCTACGTGCAGGAACGGGCCGAAACTATGCAGAACATCGAAAGTACGATCGTCGAGTTGGGTGGCATCTTTCAGCAACTCGCCCACATGGTTAAAGAGCAGGAGGAGATGGTCGAGCGGATCGATGGCAACCTGCAGGACGTTGAGCTGAACGTGGAAGCGGCGCATAGcgaaattttgaaatatttccagTCGGTCACCAAAAACCGCTGGCTGATGATCAAGATCTTCGGTGTAGTGATActgtttttcatctttttcgtCATCTTCTTGGCGTAG
- the LOC131211917 gene encoding striatin-4 isoform X2 produces MRIKRIEDRMDDNSSLGHQNGGGSAVGQLSGIGGVGGGGQGVGGGLGDMANSGSGNGLGGKGGVGVAGGAGGGLTGTGNCDDQSNKTPTQYSIPGILHFIQHEWARFELERSQWDVDRAELQAKIAVLVGERKGQESLKSDLIRRIKMLEYALKQERAKFHRLKYGVDPPMNDIKPPTDEPGIGTEVAPDPEVPYSSVSNITWRQGRLLLRQYLQEIGYTDTIIDIRSNRVRSLLGLNNNSEQEENVNPNVNGGTESNKRASESQGRRTPAKKPSSVTEAMILDSEAAVIANFEFLAREDVEMSDDDDVSDEIDVVGDNDETDMKTTKRKAKGSTLNDDIDAEADEVINELNPLTEGYNKTVMPRHPTIPGIGNDEEVDSSLGELAQLTVNNETESGYDVSNTKEPYRKTWNAKYTLRSHFDGVRALAFHPQEPVLITASEDHTLKLWNLQKTVPAKKSASLDVEPLYTFRSHNGAVLCLAMSASGEQCYSGGLDGAINCWNLPSSNIDPYDSYDPEVMRCTIDGHTDAVWGLAVNHAKNTLVSCSADGTVKLWSPSGKIPTNSTTFTSETEGIPTSVDFVKDQIDRIVVAYSSTHCIIYDTETGKQVVKLEASQEMSGNLGKHINKVISHPTLPVTITAHEDRHIRFWDNGSGSLVHSMVAHLDAVTSLAIDGHGLYLLSGSHDCSIRLWHMDNKTCVQEITAHRKKFDESILDVAFHPSKPFIASAGADAIAKVFV; encoded by the exons ATGAGAATTAAGCGAATCGAAGATAGAATGGATGACAACAGTTCGCTCGGTCACCAGAACGGTGGCGGTAGTGCCGTTGGCCAGCTGAGCGGAATCGGtggtgtcggcggtggtggccagggCGTTGGCGGCGGTCTCGGTGACATGGCCAACAGTGGGTCCGGCAACGGCCTAGGCGGCAAGGGAGGAGTCGGGGTGGCTGGTGGGGCCGGCGGAGGTCTTACCGGGACCGGTAACTGCGATGACCAGAGCAACAAGACACCGACTCAGTACTCGATTCCCGGCATACTTCACTTCATCCAGCACGAATGGGCACGGTTCGAACTCGAGCGATCGCAATGGGACGTGGATCGAGCAGAGCTGCAG GCCAAAATAGCCGTGCTAGTGGGCGAACGGAAGGGCCAGGAGTCGCTCAAGTCCGATCTTATACGGCGCATTAAGATGCTAGAGTATGCCCTCAAGCAGGAGCGAGCCAAATTCCATCGGTTAAAGTACGGTGTCGATCCGCCGATGAACGATATCAAACCACCGACTGACGAACCGGGAATCGGAACCGAAGTTGCTCCCG ATCCGGAGGTACCGTACAGTTCCGTGTCGAACATTACTTGGCGGCAGGGCCGGCTGCTGTTACGTCAGTATTTGCAGGAGATCGGTTACACCGACACAATCATCGACATCCGCTCGAATCGGGTGCGTTCGCTGCTCGGactgaacaacaacagcgagcAGGAGGAAAACGTCAATCCGAACGTTAACGGGGGGACAGAGTCGAACAAACGTGCCAGCGAGTCTCAAG GACGCCGAACGCCGGCCAAGAAACCGTCGTCAGTGACGGAAGCGATGATACTGGACTCGGAAGCGGCGGTCATAGCAAACTTTGAGTTCCTTGCCCGCGAAGATGTGGAAatgtccgacgacgacgacgtctcCGACGAGATCGACGTCGTCGGTGACAATGATGAAACGGATATGAAAACGACCAAACGGAAAGCCAAAGGAAGCACTCTGAATGACG ATATTGATGCCGAAGCAGATGAAGTAATCAACGAGCTAAATCCACTAACAGAAG GCTACAACAAAACAGTAATGCCGCGCCATCCGACGATACCGGGCATCGGGAACGACGAGGAAGTGGACTCGTCACTCGGGGAGCTCGCCCAGCTGACGGTGAACAACGAGACGGAATCGGGGTACGATGTGTCGAACACGAAGGAACCGTACCGCAAGACGTGGAACGCAAAGTACACGCTCCGCTCGCACTTTGACGGTGTGCGGGCGCTGGCATTCCATCCGCAGGAACCGGTCCTGATCACTGCCTCCGAGGACCACACGCTCAAGCTGTGGAACCTGCAGAAAACCGTGCCAGCCAAGAAGTCTGCTAGTCTCGACGTGGAACCGCTCTATACGTTCCGCTCGCACAACGGCGCGGTGCTCTGCCTGGCGATGTCGGCCAGCGGCGAGCAGTGCTACTCGGGTGGGCTAGACGGTGCGATCAACTGCTGGAATTTGCCGAGCTCGAACATTGATCCGTACGACAGCTACGATCCGGAGGTGATGCGCTGCACCATCGACGGTCACACGGACGCGGTGTGGGGTCTGGCAGTCAACCACGCGAAGAACACGCTCGTTTCGTGCTCGGCCGACGGCACGGTCAAGCTCTGGTCACCGTCGGGCAAGATTCCGACCAACAGCACCACCTTCACGTCTGAAACCGAGGGCATTCCGACGTCGGTGGACTTTGTGAAGGATCAGATCGACCGTATCGTCGTCGCGTACAGCAGCACGCACTGTATCATCTACGACACGGAGACGGGCAAGCAGGTGGTGAAACTAGAGGCGAGCCAGGAGATGAGCGGCAACCTGGGCAAGCACATCAACAAGGTAATCAGCCACCCGACGCTACCGGTGACGATAACGGCGCACGAGGATCGCCACATTCGCTTTTGGGACAATGGCAGCGGCTCCCTCGTGCACTCGATGGTCGCTCACCTCGACGCCGTCACCAGCCTGGCCATCGATGGCCACGGGTTGTATCTGCTGTCCGGGTCGCACGACTGCTCGATTCGCCTCTGGCACATGGACAACAAAACGTGCGTCCAGGAGATTACTGCCCACAGGAAAAAGTTTGACGAAAGCATACTGGACGTTGCGTTTCATCCCTCGAAACCGTTCATCGCTAGTGCGGGCGCCGACGCCATCGCTAAGGTGTTCGTTTAA